ATTTAACCTGATTCATTAGTTGACTTTCTTCGTTTTAATTGCTGGACTAACCTACAGAGCGGAGTTCATCATGCAATGAACCCAGACCCATACAGAGGGATGTTTGGCTCAGATGGAGAAAAATATGCCAAAGATGTGCATGATCATGTTGAGTTCGGAACCTCAGGCAACGTCGCCGGTTTTATATCAGAAGCCATACAGGTAATAATGCATCACGTTTTGTTTCTTAAAGACAGTTGAAGACATATGATAAATGTTCTAATTGGATGTAATTTTGACAGGGAGTAGGGGGCATTGTAGAATTGGCCCCAGGTTACTTGCCTGCTGTCTATAAGACCATAAAAAATGCTGGGGGCCTTTGCATTGCCGATGAGGTACAGGCTGGGTTTGCTCGCACAGGAAGCCATTTCTGGGGTTTCGAGGGTCATGGCGTTGTTCCTGATATAGTCACAATGGCAAAGGTTAGTAATActcttagccaatccaaattCTGGTTTTGGTCTTAAAAGATTATTGCTTCCAATAAGCATTGCTGCAGGCTGTCATTATGGAATCGAGACACTGAATTTTTCACGTAAGAAACTGGATTATAAGCTTTCGAGATGTTTTCTTTGATGGTAATCGCAGGGTATTGGAAATGGAATTCCTCTTGGTGCTgtggtaacaactcctgaaattgCTGAAGTTCTTACTCGTCGGAGTTACTTCAACACCTTTGGTGGGAACCCTGTTTGTACTGCTGCAGGGCATGCTGTACTGAAAGTTATTGAGAGAGAAAAGCTTCAGGAGAACGCATTCAAAGTAGGATCCTATCTGAAACAAAGATTAGTTGAACTCAAGGACAAACATGACAGTAAGCTTCCCTTCATATTTCTACATTTGTCGAACATTCCCTTGTACAAGAGAACCCATAATAATTTCCTCTTCTAAAACGTATTTTGTTATTTCCAGTAATTGGAGATGTGAGGGGTAAAGGACTTATGCTTGGAGTTGAACTCGTGACTGACCGCGAACTGAAAACTCCTGCAAAAGCGGAAATTATGCATGTAATGGACCAGATGAAAGGTTTGTGTTTCTCTCTTTCAATGTTAGTCCAGATACGCTTCAACCTTTTCTTCCGTCTACTAATAAATCTCAACTCTTAAATTCCAGAACTGGGAGTATTGATTGGAAAAGGAGGATTCCATGGAAATGTATTTAGGATTACTCCTCCTCTCTGCTTTACCAAGGAAGATGCAGGTGGGTTTTGCATCTCACATGCTAATATTTAATTCTCTTTTGCTTTGGTGACTAAAGGTTCTCTTCTAATATTGCAATATGCATCTTTTGGTGGCAGATTTCGTTGCAGATGCGATGGATTACACAATGTCGAAGATGTGAAGCTGCCTAGCTAAATATATGGATCAATAGTGATGTCTGCCTTTGATCAATTGCAGACTAGCTAGTGTTGTCTCAATCAATTACAGTACATTATAAGTGAACAGAATTTATCCGTGTAGGTTTTCTTCTACTATGAGTTGCTACTTGGGAAACGATGAGCCAACACCTTGTTGCCTCTCGTTCAGATATTCGCTGTGATCTTGAATGTGCATGCTCAGAACTCTCCCTTTACCTCAGACTTCCAAAAACTTATAAGTGAAGGTAATTGAGCTACACAAATATATTGTTTtctaaaaagagaagaaacagaTAAATCGTAAATTGCTCCTGCGTACAGTTCTAAAAATCATTTTTCCGGCATAATCATATGATCATATGACTGTTAAAACTAGAAAGGATTTTCTACACCGGCACGGGCACTGAAAGTACAGACAAAGGCAGTCACGTTGTCAATAGTTCTTCTAGAGCCACTGGGCTGTAGAAGGTAGTCGGCAATTCCGAAAACTCACTTTCAATTAAAAAAGGGGCCCGAAATGATGAAGCCCAAATGATGATTTGGGTGATTGGGTCCAGACTTTTTAGTCCATACCACATCATGAGTATCTGGGCCCTGTTAACCATCTTCTTGAAGCTCCCATTATGTTAACCAAGAAAAAAAGTGTAAGGAAATAAAGATCTGTAACTTCCTTTTTTGCAATTTGCAAAATACGATGAACCTTACCTAGGAGCATGTCCAACGCATGACTCAAAATAAGTAAAAACCAGTTTTTGGTCATGTTTTTTCACTTTAATGGCTTCTAACCGGTAACTTAAAAGCTTATTCATTTtcagcttttcatttttgctaACTCAAATCTCGGTGTCAAAAAACATTACCTATatctcaaaattaatttttttattgtttctctGGTTCCTCCACACCAGACTCTTCACGCGAATCCCCTTTGTTCACGAGAGTTGCTCCCGATTGCGAGAGTCGGTAAACTCCTGTCTTGAACTCGTCATACTGAAGTCACAGATTCGCCCTGTAGAACCACATCAGTCTTGCAATCCACCGGAACCACCCGCTTGCCGTAGAAAATCATCATTCTATCCACCGGCGCAACTCACCCAATTGCCACCATCAATCTCCTTCTTTGAGAGCTTCAATTAgacgcttcttcttcttcgaaagATGATTTCTCTGCAGATTCATCAGGTGATGAGTCGAAGGATGATTCGGACATGCGCTACATGGTTGCGCTGCTTCCATACTGCttccattgaagaagaagatattaAGGGCACAACTTTGCTAATATCTCAATAGACACGTGGCCTTATCTCACACATTcgatcaattttcttttcatcaaaTGTTAGGACACATGTCCTTATCTCATACACGTGACcatgttatttttaattaatataaatatttgaaaattaattacagtataagttataaaatattttgatgaaaaatattttaaaaaattaattagataatatataaatatttgaaaattaattacactatcagtcataaaatattttgatgacaaatatttaaaataattaattagatgATATTAAAAAATTGGAGGTGGTTAAAGTtagttatgttaaaaaatattaaaatatttgatgtgatatTAAAATGAGGTATGTGATTTGAAGGGTGTTAGAAAATTAGTAACCTATAACTGCTTTTTACTTAAAATAAGGGAGTTGTGTTACTCAAAATAAGTAAGTGGGTTGGACTTGCTGGTAATGCCTAATGGGAATGAGAGTCGGCGTGAGAAGTTAGTCGAAGGTGAAAAAATCTGTGGTTGGGGCTGTAAAGCACATAAGCAGCCCATCATGGGTTGTAAAGCTGGACAATAAAGCAAATTCTGTTGATGGGCCTGATTCTGAACGTGCGGGCCCTGTTGTATAGTTATGATATATAGACGTGAATAATAATATCcttaaaacttaaaaggtaACTCATGAATAGAGTTAGACAGAGATGGCTCAATCTCAACTTGCGGGGCCTGTTGGTAGGCTTGAAGGTAGAAACCGGTAGACTGGTTGCTTGGTTGGGATAATTTGTTCTCTCAGGAACTCTATAGGACCGGTGCTTGGGCCGCATAGGGAAACTGATTTGTGGTCAATTTTGCTACTCCTTAACTTTCCTTTATGAGTTGACATTGATTGTACTGTGCATTGTGTATTGACTTTCATTTTCTCAAGTAGAGCCTAGATGGTTCCACTTAATTCGTGTTTCTCAGGAATCCTATGCCTTCAAAACCAACACCTGAAAGCATAGATGCTGTggcttttcattttcttctcttcttctttatttatttagctTCTTGATTCATTACTAACCAAAATTATACCAGGAaaggaaaataatatttgattatGTCATAGTCACATTGAGTATAGGGACAAGTGACAAGTCCTGTAATACTTATATGTCTAAACCCAgtgctaataaaaaaaaaaaagaaacccatATTTGGTAGTCAGAGATTAATATTATAGTGATATTAAGCTTGAGTTTcaacaaaacaaattcaaattattttctcaaattgGAATCATGCTTGACAGAGCACAAataattaagaagaaaaagtcAGACCAAGCTCTCTCTCGCTCTACTCGCAATCAAAGTCCTACTTTCTTCGTCCGAACCCCTCTTTTGGTATTTCCCCTCCATTTTCTGTTTGGCCCGCCACTGTTATATGCGCCTCCACCACTGCCAACCCTGTCATCTGCGCCACCTCAACCTCCACCACGCTAGTCCTTCTCAACAGCTAGTTTTCTTTTGCCTTTTCGAACTTCACTTCCCTCTTTTTCTATTCTACTCCGAGCtggattttctttctttcttcctctgCATCTCCGTGCGCCGCTGGTTCAGCGGCTTCGTTGATTAGCCTCGTTGGGCCATTCTCTCTTTCTCGCTATCCTAAAGCATAGCGTTTCGAGACCTAGGGTTTTATAGTTCCAGTTTCACGTGCCATGGCCAAGAGGTTGATTCCTCGGCTGTTTTTTTGTATTTGGTAAATTTGGAGggtttttgaatttgaatggCATTGGGGGATTTGATGGCTTCAAGGTTCCCGCAATCTTCTGTGTTGGCAGGGGTTCCAAACCACCTCTACAATGATGACGGTGAATTGCTTTCCTCGCAGCGGAGGGATTCTGAGACCACAACTAGTACCTACGGGGGCAATGCCGCCACTGCAACGAGTTTGGCTTACCTTCCCCAGACTATTGTGCTCTGTGAGCTAAGACATGACGCCTTCGAAGATGGTGTGTCTACGGGCTGTTCTGATAGCGGCCTTGTCTCTCAACGGCGGCCTAAGGACCGAGTAAGATCAAGTTTAGGGGCATCATTTGTTAGTATTGTGCCGAATTTTATTGATTGTGTGCGCCAGAGGTTATAATATTTCTACGGTGTTTTGTTTGTTGGTTGCTTTGTGTgccatatgattttttttcttaattgatGAAAATTATGATCGATCGTGTTCCTTGTCATGCCTGGTTTAGTAAGCTAACGAAGTAATGGAAGAGTTACTGCTAGATGGAAGGGAtccaatttttaatatatatattgggaGTACTTTAACTTGGTGCTGAGTCTGGCCAAAATTTTATTAGCTTatcatttttttgataattttgtttcctttgttTAGCCATAGACATTGCAGTATTTATGTTGAACTATGCCAAAGGGAAAGCATGGATTATAAGAAGTGACCTGCCAAAGGAAAATATGTGGCAACGTGAAATAGTGAGTTTACTGTTAGGTCagtgagaaaataaaataaaataatcttgCCGCTCAAGGTTGTTGTTGGGAGTGTTTATTCGAAGAAATTGTGCGATCAGTCAGCAGTTTGGGTTTGAATTATATTTTTGGTCGGGGTTTAAACATACATGACATTTCCCTGACTGATTGTTGGGGCATGCATCTGTTTGTCATGTAACATATGATTCAGAATGTTACATTGATTGATGCAGCTAATTGGACTTGTTGATTGGTGAAATCTGAAATGCTATTGTTGTTGAGTTTTTCTTATACTATACCTAGCTATGCAGTAAAGAAGAGATCAGGTGGGTTTTTGGTTCCAAAGTTCCAGGATATTATCAAAAACTAATATCACTTGAAGAATCGTATTCAACTAAACCTGTAGCAGCACTGAAGACCTATTAATTATTATGAATTTAAAGAGGTTTTAGATGTTATATGTAAAATTGTCGTGTCCTCCATTCTCACatcctcccctcccctccaacTCTGCCTCTACCAACTTGTCAttcttttatcattattttggacctttttttgtttctttgtttgtcTTAACTTCTAAATCTTCTTGCAGACGAAGACAGGATGTGTAGCTCTAGTATTGTGTTTAAATATTAATGTCAATCCGCCCGATGTAATAAAGATATCTCCTTGTGCCAGAATGGAGTGCTGGATAGGTGCATTTTGCCACTGATCATCCCTTTTAATGCAGTTATATGCTAGTTGTATATGTGTTATGTTTTGAGTGTATGAAGTTGTATGGGCAGTGTTTTGCGATACTTTGAATTAGCGTGTCAATGTTTATGTTGTGAGCATTACATAGTTTACTCAAGTGCAAGCATACACGAAGGTGTTCGTGGAAGTGTCAATGTTCATATTGTGATTTGGCTATAGTTTATTAGTTGCATTGGCCTGATGGACAAAGTTTGGGAACACTCCCAACTTTTTGCTACATACAAAGATGCTTTCTAGTTGCTGATAATGGTTTCTTTATTgttattttaaacatttttggaagttctctgtctctgtctctctcttatATTCACAATCATTTCAGACTTTCAGCCCTTATGATTATTTTGGGCCTTTAAATCTACTTTTACAAGGGAAATGTATGCTTGTAGAATGATATTTGGTCTGTCTCCTTTTTATGTGCTCATGCTTTGTGAGTTTATGCTTTTGTCTTGCATAATTGATTGAATGATCGTCTTGTTACTGGAAAGACAGAAAAAGTGGATTATCTTATTAATTTATTCCTGCAAACAACATTTTGCCGGACATTTTCTTTCGTGTCTTGGCGGTTAATGAGCCTTTATTTTTGTTATCCAGaagtttttatttattagtAGAAGCTAAGCCAATATTTTTCTTCTGTATTATCTTCTTTATTATGCTTCAatcattttctcttcttccttttggcAGATCCATTTTCAATGGCACCTTAGAAGGCACTTGAAACAATTGGAAAAAACTTGACACAACAGTATGAAAGGTGGCAACCCAGGGTGAGATCTTTTTCGAAGGGCTTCTGTTTGGCATGCAAATACGCATACAAATACAAAGTTTATTTGTGAAGTTAACTTTTTGTATATTGGCAGGCTTGTTACAAGGTTCAACTTGACCCTACTGTGGATGAAGTGAAGAAACTTTGCAATACATGTCGCAGGTATGCTAAGTCAGAGAGGGTTCTGTTTCACTATAATGGACACGGTGTGCCGAAGCCTACTGCCAATGGTGAAATCTGGCTGTTCAATAAGGTtcattttttttagttctttGATATTTGCTATGGGCGCTCTCATTTCTTAACTACTATAGTCTTCTGCTTCTTGGACTGTTATGTTGATATAGAGCTATACACAGTATATCCCCTTGCCAATCAGCGATCTTGATTCCTGGTTGAAGACACCATCGATATATGTTTTTGACTGTTCTTTTGCTGGGATGGTCGTCAATGCCTTCGTAGAGGTATCTAATGACAACTCATAATCAGTTTATCCTTCGTGAAGTTTGGTGGTTTTCATGATACATAGAAGTCACCATTTATTCTCTTTCCGTGGAATTTAATGTGATTTTTGGGGTTAATTTTTAAATAGCTTCATGATTGGGGTGCTTCTAACTCAGCCGGATCAACAAGGGATTGCATTCTGCTTGCAGCCTGCGAAGCACATGAGACTCTTCCTCAAAGTGTTGAGTTTCCTGCTGATGTGTTCACTTCTTGCCTCACTACACAGATCAAGATGGCATTGAGATGGTGAGACTTTTCTCCTTTTCTATTGTTTCGACAACGGTCTTTTAAATTTCCTGATTTCTTTTATTGCTACTACTGATTTTGAAGATTTATTTCCATTTCATATGGTTTTCTTTGGAGCATTGACTGCTTTGGCAATGGTTTGGTTTTTGGACCATTTTATGATTATCTAGCTCAGAAGGAGTTCCCACTCCTTTAAACATCTAGCAAGGAGAAGAGGTCAtgcctttatttttcttccccCTACTGTTGACTCCTTTGCTATGGTTCCAAGCTTTCAGCTCATCTTCCACCGGCTTAGCAACTACCCCTTTAATAAACCTGTTTATGTTGCAGTTTAATAAACAATATGAATCCTCACTTGGAAGTTTGTCAATAGTTAAGATCCTCTCCCATTACGTCTCCAGCATTCAAGATAGAACTTTTTATTTGAATCCCTCTGAGTTGGTTTTGTATGACAAAAAACAAGGATAAGTATGTTCTCCGATTTGATTCTGTTTTATTGTTTGTTGCAAGTGTCTTTCTTTGTACTCATAgactgtttttcttttctttttttttggcaataCCTTGAAGTAAAAGATGGACTGGTTCTGATAAATTTGGCTTTGtctatgattttttaaaaaaaataaattatttgtaatatataaattttttattattatagtaTAACTGAAGGGAGCTAACATCTGGagatatttttattcattttctcAGGTTCTGCACACGGTCATTACTGCACGAGACCCTTGACTACTCGCTAATAGATAAAATTCCAGGTCGGCAAACCGATCGTAAAACGCTTTTgggggagttgaattggatctTTACGGCAGTGACAGACACAATTGCCTGGAATGTTCTTCTGCATGGTAATTGACCCTTTTTCTTCAAATATAAATCGAATATGTCAAATTGCTGTGTCTCTCACTTTGTTGTTCATGTAGGTCTTTTTGGTGTACATGTAAGCCAACCATTAGTTTCATTCTGCAGATCTTTTTCAGCGACTATTCAGACAAGATCTATTAGTCGCCAGTCTGTTCAGAAATTTCTTACTTGCTGAGAGGATTATGCGGTCTGCAAATTGTTCCCCAATTTCTCATCCAATGTTGCCACCAACCTATCAGCATCATATGTGGTATGAAggttttgttaattaattgttatttgGTTTTAAGTTAATTCAGCCCTGTAACACTAACCAACTATGTAGGGATGCCTGGGACATGGCTGCTGAAATTTGCCTCTCTCAGCTACCGGCATTGGTTGAAGACCCTAATGCAGAGTTCCAGGTTCTTATTTTCTCAAGCTTGTTTGTCAGGATTATTATACTCAGATTTGTTATGATAAAATGAATCTTTGTGCAATTATCAAGTGTTTGAGgaatatttctttatttcttacacctttttcattttttaataacTAAGTGAGTTCTTGTTGTTTCAGCCAAGTCCTTTTTTCACTGAACAGCTGACAGCTTTTGAGGTATGGCTGGACCATGGGTCTGAGCATAAGAAGCCACCCGAGCAATTGCCGATTGTTCTTCAGGTCTAGCACTTCTCTTGGTCCATGTTATTTTTGGGTTCATCAATTGGTAATTGTTGGTTTTGGTGATTCTTAGCTTTCAGTTGCGTGACTTTGGATTTGCGATGTCTATTACCATTGGTTTTGCAGGATAAGGTGGAggtacaactttttttttttgtttgtcgtTTGGAAAGTTTACTTGTTTTTGGTAGATTCATTGTTTGTGTTGAGGCCTATACAACATGGAGTTATCAAGGTTTTTTTTgggattaatttttaaaatgacaTCATAGGCATTGGTAATATTTGTCAAATTCTCTAACTAGATGTGATAATAGTGGCACTTTCTGCCTTCTGAGATATGATTGTACTGTTGATAATttttagaatatgtataaatgatgtgaaatgccttATCCCaagaagttaacttattgggttgaatgacaaagtaaataATCTTAACAAAAATGTTATTTGCGTTGATTTCCAACGATttcttgtatatttttttttcagtgaTGTGAAATGCtacttatatttttttaatgatgattaatgagttttccatgtATCAGGTTTTGCTAAGCCAATGCCATCGATTCTGGGCACTTGTTCTTCTTGGGAGATTTCTTGATATGGGACCTTGGGCTGTCGATCTGGTAGTTATTGTAACCCTTCTCATTGTgccttttcttctcttgctAAGAAATATGTACCTTGTGATCATGGTGTAAATATACTTATGAGCTATGGTTCTTTTAGGCCTTGTCTGTTGGAATATTTCCATGTGTTCTTAAGCTTTTGCAAACAAAAACACCAGAACTTCGGCAAATTCTGGTATTCATATGGACGAAAATTCTGGCACTTGATAAGGTACATTTGTCCTCAAATACGGTACCCATCCAATTAATGTCGTCCAAATCTGTTTTCTTGAATGTCCCTTAATACTTATCCAATCAGAAAGATCAACTTTGAATTTGATGATAATCTTAAATACTGTTAAGAATTGATTTCTTAAAACTAATGTCCAATGTTTGTATAATCTGCAATTCtatttattggaaaaaaattgCTTATACTATTCTACTGTTCTATGAGCTTAAAAAAAAGTTCTCCataaatgtttatttttttttctttggtcgaGCAGAAAATGTTATTGTTAAGGAGAGAGGATTCGCTA
The window above is part of the Tripterygium wilfordii isolate XIE 37 chromosome 3, ASM1340144v1, whole genome shotgun sequence genome. Proteins encoded here:
- the LOC119990079 gene encoding alanine--glyoxylate aminotransferase 2 homolog 3, mitochondrial-like, translating into MMSSFITRRVLSSANSLSAGRCFSQVPQKEASIHENDVPIPKIPSFDFSPPPYTGPSADEIMAKRREYLSPSFFHFYTKPLNLVDGKMQYLFDENGRRYLDAFGGIATVSCGHCHPDVVEAIVSQTQRLQHSTVLYLNNAIADFAEALASKLPGNLKVVFFTNSGTEANELAMMIARLYTGCHDIVSLRNSYHGNAAGTMGATGQRTWKFNIVQSGVHHAMNPDPYRGMFGSDGEKYAKDVHDHVEFGTSGNVAGFISEAIQGVGGIVELAPGYLPAVYKTIKNAGGLCIADEVQAGFARTGSHFWGFEGHGVVPDIVTMAKGIGNGIPLGAVVTTPEIAEVLTRRSYFNTFGGNPVCTAAGHAVLKVIEREKLQENAFKVGSYLKQRLVELKDKHDIIGDVRGKGLMLGVELVTDRELKTPAKAEIMHVMDQMKELGVLIGKGGFHGNVFRITPPLCFTKEDADFVADAMDYTMSKM